One region of Cerasicoccus sp. TK19100 genomic DNA includes:
- a CDS encoding DUF4926 domain-containing protein, whose product MMPFGKCPVCDLHYHIRPDDPLNWHRNHGLEIGEPLISECYFCWKELSEYDAVKVISLPEDCPQAVEIGDTGTVLISHNSDPENLAFEVECVNENGSTKWLATLYRFNLHYVFPPKVS is encoded by the coding sequence ATGATGCCGTTTGGTAAATGTCCTGTGTGCGATTTGCACTACCATATTCGTCCAGATGACCCTTTGAATTGGCACAGAAATCATGGACTGGAAATTGGTGAACCGCTTATAAGCGAGTGTTACTTTTGCTGGAAAGAACTGAGCGAGTACGATGCTGTGAAAGTAATTTCCCTGCCAGAGGATTGCCCACAAGCCGTTGAAATTGGTGACACCGGCACCGTTTTGATTAGCCATAATTCAGATCCTGAGAATCTGGCTTTTGAAGTGGAGTGCGTGAATGAGAATGGATCAACCAAATGGCTGGCCACTTTGTATAGGTTCAATCTTCATTATGTGTTTCCACCAAAAGTTTCATAA
- the rpsP gene encoding 30S ribosomal protein S16: MALKIRLQRHGSTHNPVYRIVVAEASNRRDGRHNEVLGNYAPCARGNDAELKLNLERVDYWVGVGAKPTDTARTLINRARRAEAAAVEA; this comes from the coding sequence ATGGCACTTAAAATCCGACTCCAGCGCCACGGCTCCACCCACAATCCGGTCTACCGCATCGTGGTAGCTGAAGCGAGCAACCGCCGCGACGGCCGTCACAACGAAGTTCTGGGCAACTACGCCCCGTGCGCACGCGGCAACGACGCCGAACTCAAGCTCAACCTTGAGCGCGTAGATTACTGGGTAGGCGTAGGCGCCAAGCCGACCGACACCGCTCGCACCCTCATCAACCGCGCCCGTCGCGCTGAGGCTGCCGCCGTCGAAGCCTAA